The sequence below is a genomic window from Gossypium hirsutum isolate 1008001.06 chromosome A11, Gossypium_hirsutum_v2.1, whole genome shotgun sequence.
GCATGTTTAGGCTTTATAAATCTCTTTAAGCAGACATAACAATCTTCCACAATATTGTCTCCTTATTTTGCTTTTAGATTCAGAATTCATGTCAAAACCTAAAAGGTAAAAATAGAATACATTTCATCATGGCATGTTCAAAACACTAAGCTACAGGAGAAGGTATGGGAATTGTTACTTTACTACAGAtgaaattaaaaaggattaaaagaaTTGAGTTTCTACTGTGAAGGCTCTACTGCGCAAATACATAAACAACCAACCATTCAAAATATATTCCTTAGTCAGTAGTTCATCACAAGGCAAATGACATACTGGGATGGTAAAAACAACAGCAGATTACTTAATGTACAAAGTATTGAACTCTTCCAGACTCTAATGCTTTGATCTGGAGGAGTACAATGTCTTCATGTCTTCCATTGCTAGGTGACCACATCAAATTCATGGATTTCAAACTTAATCGACAGTACTAATTTCATAATATTATGCTAGCACATCTAAGAATCCCCCTCCCTTCTATCCAATGTACTAAAGCcctattaaaattttagttctagACCCAAAATGGCATAGATATGAACCAATTTTAGCAACATTTCTAATAACCTCTAAACGAAGTCAAATTTTCTTACTTCCGAATATCAATAGGAAATTCTAATTATTTGCACAATCCCATCTTTTCCTACTGcagtgtaaatattttttttttcttaaacccATTATTAGATATAATCAGTCAAACGAATGGtaagcaaaaaaaagaagaaaacaaccTAGAAAGGAAAGGACTTTGTCCTTGGGGCGCCATTTGGAAGCAAGGCCACTATCAGAGGGTCCAGTTGGCGTGGAAGCTTCAAAGGCAGCATGCCGAAGCTCGCATAAAACAACAGTTTGCGGCAAGTAAGCCATGGTCGTAGGCACACTGGCCGTGGAAGTAACGGCATTGGCGTAACTGCTAGTTGATGCAGCATCTAAATCCCTCCTCTGAGACATCAAGTCAGCAGAAGCAACATCGTCGTCATGATAGCCGCCACTGCTGACGTTACCGTCGATGACATGATTCGATACCGCCAACGACAATTGCGAAAATCGTGACGTCATCAGATCGCCCAATGCCATTCAAATCCcacgaaacaaaaaaaaatacaaatacaaaaacCCTcagattcaaaattttaatcaatagAAACTAATCTCACCAAAAcctagcctttttttttttttgctccaAACTGAACAACAACAGAAACTGATACACATATTAGAGAGATGGGAAAGGAAAGAAATATGATCAACAAAGCCGCTGAACCAGCGGCGCATTGAGATTCGCCAGAAGAAAGAGAGATAATCCAGCTCGGAAATTTGTAGAACGAAACCAAGAAAGGGGAAAGTTGAAGGACTTGAAACCCTAGGTGACGGCGGCGGCGACGACGACGATGCTGGTGTGGTGGTGGAGCATAGAATCCAAACAGCAACCTTCAAGTGATGCATTCCCAGCAACAGACGTTTCCATCGCCAGAGCAGTAGTTCTAGATGTAAAAGTAGGAGCAGTTCCCTTGTCATGCGAATCTGGTCCTTCTTATATTCTGAACTTTTAATATTTGAACATTTCACTATTGTACAAATTCATTTTAGACTATTGTACAAATTcattttagaccataaaattttattactGTCCAATCAAATAAGCTTTCATCTCTCCATCGAGATTAGTGTTATTTCGAACGAAttctttttccaaatttgttgAGAACTATATATTGAAAACAAGGTTGTTTAATCACTGAACACATCTTGATTTTTTGAATGATTACCTCATACGGAACACTTTGATTTTGCTTGGATTTTCTCCAAATATTTTCAATCCAAAAGACTAAAAAATAAACTACAATGCGTCCGTAACTGATACGGCAGCGGACAGTAGTTCTGTGATTTTGGTTATGCAGTTTTTAATTCCCCAACCCAAGTAGGGTGTATGTGAAGATGCTGAATCAAGTCAAAGATTATGCAAATTGCACTGGGCAGACCAGTTGTTCGTCGCTCCGTACCATTTTCAACAATCAGCAATTACATTTAAGTGAAAGACGAAGTAGCTTATTGCAGCTAATCACTAGTCCGTAATTGCTTTTCCTGTTTTCATATAACCTAACAAACATTATCTTTCGCTATCAACCATCCCATGCCCCGTTTAACAAAATTACATACTTCATGGTGTtgagacataaataaaatatacaaaacatTATTTGTTCCCCCAGATAACATCTACCAGCATGGCCCTAGCTGCAACCTGTCAGGGGTACATCAGCATTTACAgctttttgaattgatttttgacAGTAACATTTTGCCCCTGTTTCAGCTAGTCATGATACCCATCCTACTTAAAAATTCGAAATCATATTCTATTCATAGAGGAAACTCCTGTAAAAGCTCTAGATTCCTGGAATCACAAGCTTCCACCATATTATTCCGCGAAACACAGCTGcaagaatgaaaatgaaaaatggagaTATGTAAGTGGAACTAATTCGCATGATTAGAAGACATTCTCTACTTCAGGATGATACCTTAAAGATGTTCTTAGATATTGCCATGCATTATCAGCCTTGGGATTCATTGCCAGTGCTCGAACATAATATCGGATCGACTCCTCATACATACCCTGGAAGCAAATTTGTTTACATGCTCAATCAGATTAACAATTATAGATTTCCTGAACCCCTTTTAGTGTGGCATAGTAAATTTGTGGAACCTGAGTATGCTAGTAAATTTTCATTTAGAAGGATTGAGCATCTCAGAAATATGCAAAAGGAAATGAAGATAATAAAGTAACAAACACAGTTCCCCTCAATTAAGAAATGGAATATTTAGACGGATGATATCCGAATCCTCCTCCTTTTTTTCCTCAATGGGAAAATTTTAGTGATTCACAACAATACTTTTAACAATTATAGATTTCCTGAACCCCTTTTAGTGTGGCATAGTAAATTTGTGGAACCTGAGTATGCTAGTAAATTTTCATTTAGAAGGATTGAGCATCTCAGAAATATGCAAAAGGAAATGAAGATAATAAAGTAAGGAACGCAGTTCCCCTCAATTAAGAAAAGGAATATTTAGACGGATGATATCCGAATCCTCCTCCTCCTTTTTTTCCTCAATGGGAAAATTTTAGTGATTCACAACAATACTTTTAACAATTATAGATTTCCCGAACCCCTTTTAGTGTGGCATAGTAAATTTGTGGCATAGTAAATTTGTGGAACCTGAGTATGCTAGTAAATTTTCATTTAGAAGGATTGAGCATCTCAGAAATATGCAAAAGGAAATGAAGATAAAAAAGTAAGAAATGCAGTTCCCTTTTCATGAATGCCAAGACAATGAGAGAACAGTGCAGGATTTAACAAACCTGGTTGGTGTAACTGATACCCATGTTTGCCCAAGCACGCACATAGTTTGGCTTCAAATCTAGTGCCTAAAGATCCAGACATAGACCAAAAGACTAAATTCAATAGTGCTGAAAATATGGCCACAACAGGCAACAAATCGAACTGCATATGCAAGATCTGGATGCATTAAAAAAGGCATTTTGTAAGAGAAGATCAAGGATATATGTAAGTTGAGGAAGTGCATAtcaaatcatctaaattaactaATAGCTTCAACAAATCAAATAACTAATTACATGGAGCTTAATAGAAGAGCTACTTTGTCTTCTGGGGTCCAACTAGGTGCAACATCTTATTTGGAGAATCTTTTTAGCAGCCTAAGGTTACAAAGATGGAGCAAGTAAATAATTCAACCCTATAATAGAGCTGTATAACACACCAATGCATCACTTCACCATTGAAAGataagaaagaagagaaatagaGGACAAGATGATGCAACATATGAGTTTGACACACAGAAGATTGACATGTTGGGTTATCACAGGTTTTGCATTTCTTTATGCCATTCTTTCAATTGATTAAGAGAGATTGTAGAAAATTCACTTGAGATTGTAGAGAGAGATACTTTGGGTTAATATGAATGGCCGACGTCCTAAAAAGAGACCTTTAGAGAAAATATTGTTACTAAACAGACCTCGTAATATTGTACATGACACaagaaaaatagctaaaatacaATATTACACAAGCACAGAAACATATCAAAATCAATATAACACCAATCATTTTATAAtgtcaaaacttataataaatacACGACACCTTAAACATGATTATGACATAGAAAACAAATGCACAAGCCTTGGATACACGAAATGCAAATTCTAACACTAAATTATTTCATCGGACATCTTTGAACCTTATTTTGTTTCATTACACACCTTACAAGTGTTTTAGTGATTGCAATAAGTTGATGGATTGAAATAACTTGGTGATGAGCTTTTTAATTCTAGACTCGGTGACATACTTTCTGTTCATTGGGAAGGTCATATTTTTTGACTAAAGGAAGGAGGGGTATATGCAATTTAACTCTAAAGACAATTTCTTCCAACAAGGATGAATAATGGATATTTCTTTAAGGTTTTATTAGGGTTTTTCATTGTACAGATACATTTAGAAGCTCAATTTATGGCCTATACCTATCAATACTTGCATATCAAGTTTTAAGGTTTTCCTCAGcattgatgttctttcagttccCCACCTTCTTATAACCACTAAGACTCTCTTAGTCTTTACCACCAGAATTTCTCGataaaatttccatttaatttcaCTCCTATTTTCCTTCACTTTCTTTTCCTCATACAGCATCAAGAGTGAGCAAAACGCAAAAGgcaaatcaaattgacaaaacTTTAGCAGCATTCTTTTAACAATACTCCATactttttttccaaattaatacCCAGCCATAATTGTAGTTTCCTCTATGATAGAGGGCATAAATGTTTACTGCTCAGACGTAGCAGGACCATctcaaaaaatatagaaaaaagagCCACTGGAGAAATCCAATTACGCTTAGGCCATCCTTTGATTTTGGAATAATTAAAACGTGCGTAGGAGCCTGGGGAGCTATGTCCCTAAAAGCTAAGACCTACAAACAAAAACAAGGCAAACAAACATAATGTTAGCGCAAATGAATGTCAAATAAACTTAAACCTAGCAGAAAAGAATTAACATATTAACCTAAAGAAACAGCAAGAATATATTCGTGTGAACCTGCCCCCAAACAGATAAATAAAACTAGCTCATTCTCGCATGCAACTGACGAGGTGAATGCATGATTCATACAGAAAACAATAACATAAATTAACATTTGCAAATAGAAATCAAACTAAGAGGTTAAAAAGCTAAAACTTTCAACCTCAGATTATAGTTTTGCAAACAAACACTATAATCATAGCTGAAGATTTTCATGCTTTTCTAATTAAAacatttgttattttgttatcaCGTTTCACTTAATGTTGATCAAATATCAGATATCAGCTAGTGTTAACAGAAAGGGCAACACATTATCTTTGATTGTCACCTATTTAACTGCTCAACATCTCAAAAGCCCAAGCCAGCCTGACTAGAAGCTACAGAGAAATGAAAGGTCCTAACCTCGAGCCTAACACAAAACTAAAGGCTATTTCATAGCAAATTAACATGAGAAAACGTTGATCCATATTTGGAGATCAACCAAATCCAATCCAACCAAATTgactagaaaaaattaaaaaccctaactcaaAACTGACACAAAAGTCTATCAAAGATTATTCAAACTCAAGGAAACTTTCCAATTGCTACAAAATTGTAAGCAACagattaaaatgaaaaagaaagttaCAAAAATATGAACAAATGAAAGAAGATAAGATTCACTTGATAGTTCCAAAAAAAGTAGTTCCAGAAGAGTCCATGACTTAGTACGATAACAAACTGTTGATGACCTTCTCATCCAGGTCCATATGGAATTAATCacaattctataaaaatatttgtaaaatatacCAAAGAGCTTAAGTTATGTTCTAGCTTCTCCAAATTTCATCTAAAAATAATCAATGAAATACTGTGCAGAGACCAAAATATTGATTATATGTTTTAACTTATAAAATGGATACGACAAAAAATGTATACAGTGAATACTAAGATGCTAAAATAATTCAAACCATCATTTATCATCAATAATAACATTTGAAGAAAAGAACAATTAAGGCCATATTTCTTTTGTTAccaataaaatatcttttactagAAAGTCATTATCTCTGCActaaaaaagggagaaaaaaagaaaaatgaagatacCAAAAAGCTGCTAAATACATGTGTCAGAAAGATGAAATGAAGCACGAAAAGGGTCATTGTTAAGAGCAGAGATGTAGCACATTACAGAAGAGAAGATGCATAACATGTTTGAGAAAGGAGAGACAAATTGAGAAGGTTATTGATTCCTCAATCATTCCATAGAACTTCCAAGCGGGATAAAAGCCCAAAACTAGGCAGAACACAAGGCCATAAACTAAGCAGGGCACAGGCCCAAACACCAAAACAGAAGCCCAAAAAGAGAAACCGAAACAGTATTTTGCGaagcaaaaaataaaaggaaatagaaGATATCACGATAGCTACAATCGTAAGTAGACggaaacaaacaaaacaaaaaataaagaacatataGTACAAGATAAACAAACAAAAGTACCACACCAAGATCCATAATTTCAACGGAACGTAACAGAGACTCTTTGAATCAGAAAACCGGAAACCCTGGCAAAAGTCAACTGAAAATATTAGTAGAGAAAAGCATATATTTGAAACTAAAAACAGAGATGAAAAGGAAAGAAACCAAGTTAAATACATATTCATCCCTGAAATCAATCTCCAATGAATTAGGGGATTTTAAAAATCACGAATAACAGAAACAGCAATCAAAACTTAGGGTTTCACTCTAGTGTACCGTATTTGTGTGTGTGAAGAAAGAAAGGACAAGAAAGGAGGCTGGGAGAAAGAAAacagaagagaaggaaaaaacaGTAGTTAAGAAAGGAGAAAGACATTAGTAATAAGGGAAAAACAGGAGAGAATAAGATATTAAACTGCTCATTGCTCGATATGAAGATTTTCATTCTTTCACGTATATGCATTTCCACCAATCGATTATAATTACCTCATCTTTGAAATGTTTTTGTAGCAAACAAGTTGTTGCCAGTTCCCATAATCAGTGTACCGAGCAACCAATCGTGTGAAAGGAAAATATCAATCAGTTCCTCTAGTTGCATGAGCTTGTGAACATCATACTCCCAGACATGATACACACATGATACACAGCTGCTAATCCACACACCCTCGACAGCTTCAATACAGTTACATACAGTATCTTTACCTTTGCATGAGCTTGTGAACATCATACTCCCGGACATGATACACAGCTCCTAATCCACACACCCTCGACAGCTTCAATACAGTTACATACAATATCTTTACCGGATTCAAACCACCTAATCAAGCTTTGTTACATACAATATCTCTATCTGATTCAGCTCACCTAATCAAGCTTTGTACGTTAGGTCTCTAATTTTAGTTGCGGACATATTCCTGATTTTGCTAATGCCAACaacattttcatttgttcaatttgGAATTGATCTTCCAAAGTTTCAGCTAGCATTCCTGAAAGCTACTTAAACTCTAATATATCAATGAGTGGCCTTCACCAattttcatcatcaaaattatctaaaattttaaacGTGGTCCACTTAACTTCTCTTGGAAGTGATAACCTCTTTCCATTAACAATTATGAAGCCAATTGCATTTTTTCTAACTCCTACTTGACATGAAAAACCCTGGTATCTTCTTTTTTTGTTAAGACAACTTTCACTAATAACTGAAAACACTCACAAAAGCAAACAAAGGACAAAGACATTTCAGAAccaaaatttagaattaaaacaTCAGTAGCACAAGTCAACCAAAACTCAAACATCAAGTAAGAACAGACAGCGCCAGGACATGAAAATACTTCCCTTCAAATGCCAACCTTACCTAATACTTCTGCTATCTCATTTCCCTGAAAACAATTGACCAGCTGACTGATCCAATTAATGAACCTAATAATTTCAAGGCATAAGGCCACTTCCACGTTCATTCCTTAAAATCCATCCTCTTAAATACAATAAGCATCCCTAAAAATTCCAACAAATTCTCATCTATTACCCTTAGCAAGACCACCagtgaaaataaattaaacaaaaataaaaaacacagcCCTTTATATAGACAGCTCTTAAGACAAACAAAAGAACCTCTACTCTCTCATTCTAACTTAGAATGTGCTACCCCACAAGTCTCGATGCATTACTTTAGGCCAATAACGGGCTACTTGTCAAAATGCACAAGGACGACGTATCTTCTCCAACTTATAAGGGCAGGGGGTGTTTgcatttctatccattttaagATAAAAACGGAAAAGGTCAAAAGTAGTGCCTTTTGAATTGTTAAAAGCCAGACCAAGTTCCGGGTCGCGACCAGAATTTGGTCGAGGGAAATTTGTTTTAAGAagcaaatagaaaaaaatatatataaaataagcaTCACCTGTTGCAAGAATCAAGCCATAGTGAAAAAAACAAGGCCTGATCTCTAAAAGATCTTTCCAGCGTACAAATAAGCAGTGACTGAATCCGCAGAATTTAAAATcagaagtaaaaagaaaaagaaaaaagatcagCACCTTACCATCTTCATACACCAGGGTAGCTGGGATTTCCTTCTTGATGATTTGTCAaatctggaaaaaaaaaaaaaaaacaagtaaatGAGAAGGAATGATCCCGGTAATTCACATCAAAGTGAAAAGGGAAGGAACATTTACTGTCGagaattattcttaaaaaaagaattctttttttttctaaaagaagaaattgatgaatagaGGAGGAGGAGAAACATAGGGCTGGGTTGACATGGGAGTAGAATCAGAGGAAGCAGAAGCAAGGGCAGCTTCTTTCTCCAAAGCAATGAGGGAGATGCCGGAGGCAAACAGGTTAAGTGAGAACTCAAAACAAACAATCGGCTCTTCTTTATTTCATCattcatcaataaatataatCATTAACCCTAGTTTCTTGCCTTTTTGCATTAGgtgaaaaatttatataaaaattatatttaatataaatttgtgTAAACCACACAGTAAGGTCTGAAGCAGGGCAGTGATAAATATAAATTTgtgtatatttaatataaatataaatcacTAACCGCACAATTAGGTTGAAAGGTACTCGCCACATATGCCAAGCTCACTTCCATGGATACCTAGCTAAAGGATAAGCATTGTATAACTTAGCTTTCAATGCATACTTCTTCTTCTCAAACACTTAACCTACGAGACATACTCTCTATTCTTAGACACAGCCTTCAAGGCATGCTTCGTCTTCTAAGACACTTAGCCTTCAAGGCATACTTCAACTTCTCAAacaactaaacttttcaaaaacaaagcCTCTTCAGGCACATTTAACCTTTTTAGGTAAATAGCGATTCTAAGAACACCTTGCACATTTGAATGTTTACACCTTGCCTTCAAGGCCGTGTGCGAATTTCACAAGAACAATCAAATGACAAACTTCGCAAAAATT
It includes:
- the LOC107923850 gene encoding peroxisome biogenesis protein 5 isoform X3, which encodes MWRVPFNLIVRFDKSSRRKSQLPWCMKMVLAFRDIAPQAPTHVLIIPKSKDGLSALDLKPNYVRAWANMGISYTNQGMYEESIRYYVRALAMNPKADNAWQYLRTSLSCVSRNNMVEACDSRNLELLQEFPL
- the LOC107923850 gene encoding peroxisome biogenesis protein 5 isoform X1 is translated as MWRVPFNLIVRFDKSSRRKSQLPWCMKMGFRFSDSKSLCYVPLKLWILVLAFRDIAPQAPTHVLIIPKSKDGLSALDLKPNYVRAWANMGISYTNQGMYEESIRYYVRALAMNPKADNAWQYLRTSLSCVSRNNMVEACDSRNLELLQEFPL
- the LOC107923850 gene encoding peroxisome biogenesis protein 5 isoform X5, which codes for MKMGFRFSDSKSLCYVPLKLWILVLAFRDIAPQAPTHVLIIPKSKDGLSALDLKPNYVRAWANMGISYTNQGMYEESIRYYVRALAMNPKADNAWQYLRTSLSCVSRNNMVEACDSRNLELLQEFPL
- the LOC107923850 gene encoding peroxisome biogenesis protein 5 isoform X2 encodes the protein MSELRQHGGKIALANKILIPGIAGRKFPAVDVIRFVVLAFRDIAPQAPTHVLIIPKSKDGLSALDLKPNYVRAWANMGISYTNQGMYEESIRYYVRALAMNPKADNAWQYLRTSLSCVSRNNMVEACDSRNLELLQEFPL
- the LOC107923850 gene encoding uncharacterized protein isoform X4 translates to MWRVPFNLIVRFDKSSRRKSQLPWCMKMGFRFSDSKSLCYVPLKLWILVLAFRDIAPQAPTHVLIIPKSKDGLSILHMQFDLLPVVAIFSALLNLVFWSMSGSLGTRFEAKLCACLGKHGYQLHQPGYV